In Ovis aries strain OAR_USU_Benz2616 breed Rambouillet chromosome 14, ARS-UI_Ramb_v3.0, whole genome shotgun sequence, a single genomic region encodes these proteins:
- the MC1R gene encoding melanocyte-stimulating hormone receptor — protein sequence MPVLGSQRRLLGSLNCTPPATLPLTLAPNRTGPQCLEVSIPDGLFLSLGLVSLVENVLVVAAIAKNRNLHSPMYYFICCLAMSDLLVSVSNVLETAVMLLLEAGVLATRAAVVQQLDNVIDVLICSSMVSSLCFLGAIAVDRYISIFYALRYHSVVTLPRAWRIIAAIWVASILTSVLSITYYNHTVVLLCLVGFFIAMLALMAVLYVHMLARACQHARGIARLQKRQRPIHQGFGLKGAATLTILLGVFFLCWGPFFLHLSLIVLCPQHPTCGCIFKNFNLFLALIICNAIVDPLIYAFRSQELRKTLQEVLQCSW from the coding sequence ATGCCTGTGCTCGGCTCCCAGAGGCGGCTGCTGGGTTCCCTTAACTGCACACCCCCAGCCACCCTCCCCCTCACACTGGCCCCCAATCGGACAGGGCCCCAGTGCCTGGAGGTGTCCATCCCCGATGGGCTCTTTCTCAGCCTGGGGCTGGTGAGTCTTGTGGAGAACGTGCTGGTGGTGGCCGCCATCGCCAAGAACCGCAACCTGCACTCCCCCATGTACTACTTCATCTGCTGCCTGGCCATGTCCGACCTGCTGGTGAGCGTCAGCAACGTGCTGGAGACGGCAGTCATGCTGCTGCTGGAGGCTGGTGTCCTGGCCACCCGGGCGGCCGTGGTACAGCAGCTGGACAATGTCATTGACGTGCTCATCTGCAGCTCCATGGTGTCCAGCCTCTGCTTCCTGGGTGCCATCGCTGTGGACCGCTACATCTCCATCTTCTACGCCCTGCGGTACCACAGTGTCGTGACACTGCCCCGGGCGTGGAGGATCATTGCAGCCATCTGGGTGGCCAGCATCCTCACCAGCGTGCTCTCCATCACCTACTACAACCACACGGTCGTCCTGCTGTGCCTGGTTGGCTTCTTCATAGCCATGCTTGCCCTGATGGCCGTCCTCTATGTCCACATGCTGGCCCGGGCCTGCCAGCATGCCCGGGGCATCGCCCGGCTCCAGAAGAGGCAGCGCCCCATTCATCAGGGCTTTGGCCTCAAGGGCGCTGCCACCCTCACCATCCTGCTGGGCGTCTTCTTCCTCTGCTGGGGCCCCTTCTTCCTGCACCTCTCGCTCATCGTCCTCTGCCCCCAGCACCCCACCTGTGGCTGCATCTTCAAGAACTTCAACCTCTTCCTGGCCCTCATCATTTGCAACGCCATTGTGGACCCCCTCATTTATGCCTTCCGCAGCCAGGAGCTCCGGAAGACACTCCAAGAGGTGCTGCAGTGCTCCTGGTGA